The following proteins are encoded in a genomic region of Reichenbachiella sp.:
- a CDS encoding sodium:proton antiporter, whose protein sequence is MGILDLITLLIFLAAAFTLINITFLKLPSTIGLMAIALMSSVAIVFLGFAIPAVMNGASHIVEEFDFKEVLLNVMLNFLLFAGALSVDLSKLLQERLPIIVLATIGTLMSTFIVGFLMQFGFGLVGSDVELIYCLLFGALISPTDPIAVLALTKEFGLDKNLEIKIAGESLFNDGVGVVIFLTISSIAMAGHGGGHGAHGGGEEITAMSVAGLFVKEVAGGLLLGAAFGYLGFKLLNYIDNDHVELEVLVTLTLVMVGGRVAELLHVSGPLGMVVMGLFIGNEGRSEHLANATGEYVFKFWHLLDEALNAILFILIGLEVIIIAQDFKMEFLMIAPIAIIIVLFARFIGVSIPIKVMEMLGKKFEDKSIIILTWGGLRGGISVALALSLSDEIPHKDIILAATYAVVVFSILVQGLTIKGILKN, encoded by the coding sequence ATGGGTATTTTAGACCTCATAACCTTACTTATTTTCCTAGCCGCTGCTTTTACACTAATCAATATTACATTCCTAAAATTGCCTTCTACTATTGGACTAATGGCGATTGCCTTGATGTCTTCTGTTGCGATTGTGTTCTTAGGATTCGCTATCCCAGCTGTAATGAATGGTGCAAGTCATATTGTCGAAGAATTTGACTTCAAGGAAGTATTATTGAATGTGATGCTTAACTTTTTGCTCTTTGCAGGTGCCTTATCCGTGGATTTGAGCAAACTACTCCAAGAACGTTTACCTATTATCGTATTGGCTACCATCGGGACTTTAATGTCAACATTCATTGTGGGCTTTTTGATGCAATTTGGATTTGGCCTTGTAGGAAGCGATGTTGAACTTATTTATTGTCTGTTATTTGGAGCGCTGATTTCGCCTACAGATCCAATCGCCGTTTTGGCGTTAACCAAAGAATTTGGGTTAGATAAAAATCTTGAAATAAAAATAGCTGGAGAGTCCTTATTTAATGATGGTGTTGGAGTTGTGATTTTCCTTACCATTTCAAGTATTGCAATGGCCGGACATGGTGGTGGACATGGCGCCCATGGTGGTGGTGAAGAAATTACTGCGATGAGTGTGGCAGGTTTATTTGTGAAAGAAGTTGCAGGAGGGTTGTTGTTAGGAGCCGCTTTTGGCTATTTGGGCTTTAAGTTGTTGAATTACATCGATAATGATCATGTAGAGCTCGAAGTTTTAGTGACACTTACTTTAGTAATGGTAGGTGGCAGAGTGGCAGAACTGCTTCATGTGTCGGGCCCATTAGGTATGGTTGTGATGGGGCTGTTTATAGGTAATGAAGGTAGGAGTGAGCATCTGGCTAATGCAACCGGTGAGTATGTTTTCAAGTTTTGGCACCTTTTAGATGAAGCGCTGAATGCCATTCTTTTCATCTTGATAGGTTTAGAGGTAATTATAATTGCTCAGGATTTTAAAATGGAGTTTTTGATGATCGCACCAATTGCGATTATTATAGTTCTCTTTGCGAGATTTATTGGGGTTTCTATTCCGATAAAAGTGATGGAGATGTTGGGTAAGAAATTTGAGGATAAAAGTATCATTATATTGACCTGGGGCGGTTTAAGAGGAGGAATTTCTGTAGCTTTGGCGCTTTCATTGTCAGATGAGATACCACATAAGGATATTATTTTGGCAGCTACGTATGCTGTAGTGGTCTTTTCTATTCTGGTACAAGGTTTGACCATCAAAGGGATATTGAAAAATTAA
- a CDS encoding aminotransferase class V-fold PLP-dependent enzyme: protein MKNMFFTPGPSALYFTAEQHIKDALKSDIPSISHRSKAYVKMHQETTEVLRELLQLPENFTIGFTSSATEVWDRMSENLIRNHSVHFINGDFSKKFHTAVASHGKNAEGRIAEAGTHHDLLSAVISDKVELVGLAQNETSTGAAMPVEDINSFRDKNKNPLLVVDAVSSLPIPDFDFNKLDSMYFSVQKSFGLPAGLGVWTFNERCMEKAELLKTEGNYHDSYNSILKIAKMAAKHQTTCTPNVLNIYLLGKVAKDMLDKGIGQIRQEAKYKSALLYNLFETHPKLNAFVSEKKFRSQTVGVAEVDGGSESLIQALAKKGLNIGNGYGEFKNKQIRIASFPTHSKEQIELLVDEINQLDF from the coding sequence ATGAAAAATATGTTCTTCACTCCTGGTCCCTCAGCATTGTATTTCACAGCTGAGCAGCATATCAAAGATGCCTTAAAATCAGACATTCCATCTATTAGTCATAGAAGCAAGGCTTATGTCAAAATGCATCAAGAGACCACTGAAGTCTTGAGGGAGTTACTTCAACTGCCAGAGAACTTTACGATTGGATTTACCTCTTCTGCTACTGAAGTTTGGGATCGAATGAGTGAAAATTTGATTCGCAACCATTCTGTCCATTTCATCAATGGGGATTTTTCAAAGAAGTTTCACACTGCAGTAGCTTCTCATGGCAAGAATGCTGAGGGTCGCATAGCTGAGGCAGGTACTCACCACGATTTGCTTTCAGCTGTCATAAGTGATAAAGTTGAACTCGTAGGTTTGGCACAAAACGAAACCAGTACAGGTGCCGCCATGCCGGTAGAAGACATTAACAGTTTTAGAGATAAGAATAAAAATCCACTACTTGTGGTTGACGCAGTTAGCTCCCTTCCTATCCCCGACTTTGATTTCAATAAATTGGACAGTATGTACTTTTCAGTTCAAAAATCTTTCGGCCTACCTGCTGGACTAGGCGTATGGACATTTAATGAAAGATGTATGGAAAAAGCCGAACTATTAAAAACAGAAGGTAATTACCACGACTCTTACAACAGCATCCTGAAGATTGCTAAAATGGCTGCAAAACATCAGACTACCTGTACGCCCAATGTACTTAACATCTATTTGTTAGGCAAAGTAGCTAAAGACATGCTTGACAAGGGCATCGGTCAAATTCGACAAGAGGCGAAGTATAAAAGTGCACTGCTATACAATCTATTCGAAACACATCCAAAACTGAATGCTTTTGTAAGCGAGAAAAAATTCAGATCACAAACTGTTGGTGTAGCAGAAGTAGATGGTGGGTCAGAATCTTTGATCCAAGCCCTAGCAAAAAAAGGATTGAATATTGGAAATGGATATGGAGAATTCAAGAACAAACAAATTCGTATCGCGTCTTTTCCAACTCACTCTAAAGAACAAATAGAATTGCTTGTAGATGAGATAAATCAGTTGGATTTCTAA
- a CDS encoding GOLPH3/VPS74 family protein, which translates to MKLSLAEGLMLIALDDEEGRLLSAAEHSIDHGLLAILILELSLIKRVGFESNKIVVKDSTGTGNKVLDSVLKAIGGGGDSVSATIKKIASGFDSIQDDVIELLVQRGILKVESTKLLWIPVSERMDNANYAFEQEIRDTLKAVVQKGQKPTPAIIILMSMISNCKILEEVFQEKDELIDAVKVAKDITNSPAIDPETQTVLNDLKEHFLTL; encoded by the coding sequence ATGAAATTAAGTTTAGCAGAAGGATTGATGCTGATTGCGTTGGATGATGAAGAGGGAAGATTATTGTCAGCAGCGGAGCATTCGATTGATCACGGGCTGTTGGCCATTTTAATATTAGAACTTTCTCTAATTAAAAGAGTAGGATTCGAAAGCAATAAAATTGTGGTTAAGGATTCTACAGGTACAGGTAATAAAGTGCTTGATAGTGTTTTGAAAGCTATTGGTGGCGGTGGAGATTCTGTTTCTGCTACTATTAAGAAGATTGCTTCTGGCTTTGATTCTATTCAGGATGACGTCATTGAATTACTAGTTCAAAGAGGAATTCTGAAGGTTGAGTCAACTAAACTATTATGGATTCCTGTTTCAGAAAGAATGGATAATGCCAATTATGCTTTTGAACAGGAAATTAGAGATACCTTAAAAGCAGTTGTTCAGAAAGGGCAGAAGCCAACACCGGCAATTATCATATTGATGTCTATGATTTCGAATTGCAAAATTTTGGAAGAAGTTTTCCAAGAAAAGGATGAATTGATCGATGCGGTAAAAGTTGCTAAGGATATCACTAATTCTCCAGCTATTGATCCTGAGACTCAGACGGTACTCAATGACTTGAAAGAGCATTTTCTTACTCTATAA
- a CDS encoding universal stress protein, with protein MYKFEKILVALDHSDLDKELIYAASMIAKLADTKQVKFINVIKDLNVPAAVKKEFPNIIDDALAERKKELEREIDRYYIHNDSKVSVEVKSGQPTKAILKFSASKEVDLIIVGRKNEKPGGGVIISRLARRAACSLLIIPKGFDKRISKVLVPVDFSDNALDAVNQTIDLLNIDHFPKPKCLIQHVYQVPSGYHYTGKSFEEFAAIMEEHAKKDYEVFKKKFDKTSLTIEPIYTLDRHEDVISSIYKTAKKINAGAIVIGAKGITAAASLFIGGSAEKLVQLHSEIPILVVRSKDKKKGLLDILKGI; from the coding sequence ATGTATAAATTCGAGAAAATATTAGTAGCTCTTGACCACTCCGACTTAGACAAGGAATTGATCTATGCCGCATCAATGATAGCTAAACTTGCTGACACTAAGCAAGTTAAATTCATCAATGTTATTAAAGATTTGAATGTTCCTGCTGCTGTAAAAAAGGAATTTCCTAATATCATAGACGATGCATTGGCAGAAAGAAAAAAAGAATTAGAACGTGAGATTGATCGATACTATATTCATAATGATTCGAAGGTAAGTGTTGAAGTCAAATCGGGGCAACCTACTAAAGCCATCCTGAAATTTAGCGCAAGCAAAGAGGTAGATTTGATCATCGTAGGGAGAAAAAATGAAAAGCCAGGTGGCGGAGTAATAATCAGTCGATTGGCTCGTCGAGCAGCTTGTTCTCTACTTATCATTCCAAAAGGATTTGATAAGAGAATCAGTAAAGTTCTGGTTCCTGTTGATTTTTCTGACAATGCGTTAGATGCTGTCAATCAAACCATTGACTTACTTAATATTGATCACTTTCCTAAGCCAAAGTGCTTAATCCAACATGTTTACCAAGTACCAAGTGGGTATCACTACACCGGGAAATCATTCGAAGAGTTTGCCGCTATCATGGAAGAGCATGCCAAAAAGGATTATGAAGTGTTCAAAAAGAAATTTGACAAGACAAGTCTCACTATTGAGCCAATCTATACACTCGATCGTCATGAAGATGTAATCTCATCCATTTACAAAACGGCTAAAAAAATCAACGCAGGTGCTATAGTCATTGGTGCAAAAGGAATTACAGCTGCGGCTTCCTTATTTATTGGTGGCAGTGCCGAGAAACTAGTTCAGCTACATTCAGAGATTCCAATATTAGTTGTGAGATCAAAAGACAAGAAAAAAGGACTTCTAGATATACTGAAAGGTATTTAA
- the serA gene encoding phosphoglycerate dehydrogenase yields MTETVTKNFVIDFDSTFTSVEALDVLGTISLKSHPEKNERLKRIAEVTDLAMGGELSFRESLNQRLQILDAKKEHLPILIAMLNKLVSKSFKRNKTFLKEHADHVYILSNGFKEFIFPIVEKYGIKEENVHANTFVFDENDNIVGFDEDNILSQSKGKPAKIEALKLEGEIHVIGDGYNDYEIRKEGKANRFYAFTENVSRENVVKNADHVAPSLDEILYHNKMEGALSYPKNRIKVLLLENIHEKGVKIVKEEGYQIEIYPAGIDEDELCEKIKDVSILGIRSKTMVTKKVLEHANRLMAVGAFCIGTNQIDLAECTKRGVAVFNAPFSNTRSVVELAISEMIMLIRNLPDKIFSMHQGKWDKSANGSFEIRGKKLGIVGYGNIGKQLSVLAEALGMNVYYYDLDERLALGNATKCKSLKELLTKVDVVSLHVDGRKSNANVIGKKEFGYMKDGVIFMNLSRGHVVDIKELKKNIESGKIAGTAVDVFPEEPLSNAHEFVSELRGLPNVILTPHIGGSTLEAQENIAEFVPTKIIDYINTGTTTNSVNFPNLTLPILQDAHRFIHVHHNQPGVLAKITNTLAKHDINVMGQYLKTNDTVGYVITDINKDYNKEAIADLRKIDGTIRFRVLY; encoded by the coding sequence ATGACTGAAACAGTTACAAAAAATTTTGTGATTGACTTTGATAGCACTTTTACTAGTGTCGAAGCATTGGATGTTCTTGGAACCATTTCGCTAAAGAGTCATCCGGAGAAGAATGAAAGACTAAAGAGAATTGCAGAAGTCACTGATTTGGCCATGGGAGGTGAATTGTCTTTCAGAGAATCATTGAATCAACGATTGCAGATCTTAGACGCAAAAAAGGAACATTTACCCATTCTTATTGCGATGCTAAATAAATTGGTATCCAAATCTTTCAAAAGAAATAAGACATTTCTCAAGGAACATGCTGATCATGTTTACATCCTTTCCAACGGATTCAAAGAATTCATTTTCCCTATTGTTGAAAAATATGGCATAAAAGAGGAGAATGTTCACGCCAATACATTCGTCTTTGATGAAAATGACAATATTGTTGGTTTTGATGAAGACAATATACTATCCCAAAGCAAAGGGAAACCAGCAAAAATCGAAGCGCTAAAGCTCGAAGGTGAAATACACGTTATTGGAGACGGTTATAACGATTACGAAATTAGAAAAGAAGGTAAGGCTAATAGGTTCTATGCCTTCACAGAAAACGTTTCGCGAGAAAATGTGGTTAAAAACGCGGACCACGTGGCACCCTCGCTAGATGAAATATTATATCATAACAAAATGGAAGGAGCATTATCATATCCTAAGAATAGAATCAAAGTCTTGCTTTTGGAAAATATCCACGAGAAAGGAGTAAAAATTGTAAAAGAAGAAGGGTATCAAATTGAGATTTACCCTGCTGGCATCGATGAAGACGAGCTTTGCGAAAAGATTAAAGATGTATCCATTTTGGGTATCCGTTCCAAAACCATGGTGACGAAAAAAGTGCTAGAACACGCCAACAGACTAATGGCCGTGGGCGCATTTTGTATAGGTACTAATCAAATCGACTTGGCTGAATGCACCAAACGTGGCGTTGCAGTGTTTAATGCGCCATTTAGTAATACACGATCCGTGGTTGAATTAGCCATTAGTGAGATGATCATGCTGATTAGGAATCTACCGGATAAGATCTTCTCCATGCATCAGGGCAAATGGGATAAATCAGCCAATGGAAGTTTCGAAATCAGGGGCAAGAAACTGGGAATTGTCGGTTATGGTAACATTGGGAAGCAGCTTTCGGTCCTGGCGGAAGCACTAGGTATGAATGTATACTATTATGACCTTGATGAAAGGTTGGCGCTAGGAAATGCTACAAAATGTAAATCGTTGAAAGAGCTTCTCACTAAGGTAGACGTAGTTTCATTGCACGTAGATGGTCGAAAATCCAACGCTAACGTTATTGGCAAAAAAGAATTCGGCTACATGAAGGATGGAGTCATATTCATGAACCTCTCCCGAGGTCATGTAGTAGATATTAAAGAACTAAAGAAGAACATTGAAAGTGGAAAAATTGCAGGAACAGCGGTAGATGTATTTCCTGAAGAACCGCTAAGCAACGCGCATGAATTTGTATCTGAACTCAGGGGCCTTCCCAATGTAATTCTTACTCCACATATCGGAGGAAGCACATTGGAAGCTCAAGAGAACATTGCAGAGTTCGTTCCTACGAAGATCATTGATTACATCAACACAGGAACAACTACGAATAGTGTGAATTTTCCGAATCTAACCTTGCCGATTCTTCAAGATGCTCATCGATTTATACACGTCCATCACAATCAACCTGGTGTCTTGGCTAAAATCACAAATACACTGGCCAAGCATGATATCAATGTCATGGGACAGTATTTAAAAACCAATGATACCGTGGGTTATGTGATTACCGACATCAATAAGGACTACAATAAAGAGGCAATCGCAGACTTAAGAAAAATAGATGGTACTATTAGATTTAGAGTACTCTATTAA